GACGCAAGTTTTATCAATCATTCTTTTTCTTCGCCGAAATTACCAACCACTGGCTTATATAAAGTCAACTTGAAAAATTATCAGGTTTTATCGTTATGACTGATAGTTATGACTACATTACCTTTTTTATGTCCTTTGTCAACGTATCTATGGGCTTCTACTATTTGTTCCATCGGGTAACATTTGTCTATTACTGATCTCAACTTTCCTGCCTCGCAGAGTTCTTTGAGAAAGATCAGGTCTTCAACCTTCAACTTTATGTTGCCTGACAAGGCAAGAGCGCTTATATAAATTCCCGACTTGGTCAAAGATTTTTTTCGTTTTGAAGATGCAATCTTCCCCACCGCATCAAAAATAACGTCAAAAGTATTATTGCTTTGTGTAAAATCTTCTTTAGTGTAATCAATAAGTTTATCGGCTCCAAGAGATTTTACCATTTCCAAATTTGCCGTGCTGCATACTCCCGTAACTTCTGCCCCAAAGTGCTTGGCAAGTTGTATTGCATAAGTACCAACACTGCCGGAAGCTCCATAAATTAAAACCTTTTGACCCTTCTGAATATTTCCTTTTCTAAGATTTATCAAGGCGGTTAATCCGCCATTAGAAAGCGGGGCCGCTTCCTCGTAGGTCATATTGGTTGGCTTTATTGCAAGGATACCATTTTCAGGCATACAGCGGTACTGGACGTAAGTGCCAAATTCAAATTCGGTAGATGCAAAAACCGGATCGCCTATTTTAAACAAGGTAACATCTTTACCAACTGCCTCTATTTCTCCTGCCAGTTCCATTCCAAGTATTTTTTTTCTGGGTCCGTTGAAACCGATCATAAATCGCATCAATAGCTTGAAAAAGAAATCTCTGATTGGACCTAAACCTGGTTCTAAACGCCGAACCTTAGTATCCCCGATGTGTACTGTTGTAGCATTTACTTTTATCAGTACTTCATTCTTTTTAAGAAAAGGTTTTTCAATTTCTATAAACTGAAGGACCTCAGGCGGACCGTATTTTGTGCATATAACTGCTTTCATAAGTATCTCTTCTATATTAATTTGATTCAATCTTTTTCTATAGAGTCTAAAACAATTTATCATGCAAGTTTGGGAAACCTAAAGGTGTAGTGTTTATCCCGTCAATCAGCTTTCCCCGCAGTTTTTTTTTGAGAAACTACAATTACGCTTTTGGCAACTACCTTTTTGTTTTAAATTTATTCTCGTTTTATAATTGAACTTTAACAACAAACAAATTTTGTTAAGGGCGTGAGATAATATTTATTATTAACTCACTATCCTTTTACTTAATAAATCTTTCTTCAATACTAATTTTTCGTTCTACTATCTTACGCCCCAAAGCTAAACACTAATGCGACTCAACAATACCGCTTCGAAGAGAGTTTACCCCACTCTGCGGGTCATTCGTTTCGAGTTGCGGATTACGTGTTGGAAATCTCTTGACGAATTGCTGAGATTCGCTTAACATGATGAACAACATGATCAGCCTGCATTTTAATTACAACACCTACCGGTACTACTTCTATTTCTCCATTGGGATTTCGAAATTGGACAGATTTGGTCCATCCATCAGGTGCATATTCTAACAATTGAAGTATATGATCTCTAATTGCTCTGAATAGGGCTAATGATACATCGATTGATCGTTTTTCATAACTCCACTGTTTTGCCCACTCTATCTGCGGAAACGCAATGTACCAATTGAGAGTGAATTCAGCTTCTTCATTACCCAATGCAATTTTGATGCATATTTTCCATAGATCATCTCCATCAACAATATGATGAACAATCTGACGTATAGACCACCCGCCTTTCGATGGAACATAATCTAACGCTTTGTCGCTCAAACCAGCTAAGGCATTTTCAAGAATATCAGGTCCCTGCTTAAATAACTCAAGGATTTTATCCTGATCATTTGGTAGTTCCATATTATACGCACCTCATATTATAAATTAAATAAAACCGAACAACGTTGTCGCTAACCGATTTATTCGACATTTTCGGTGCAACCTTGAAAAAGAATGTAAAATAGTTGCAATCACTTTTTAATTTATAAAAATGTTTCTTTGAACAAACTACTTTATAGAACAACCATATTTTGCATACATATTTTTATAATTATAAAAATGCCGCAATGTTTAAAGCGGTCGGTCTTGAAGAACTTGTTAGCTATCATTCAGTTTTATCTGGCAATTCATTTATCAATTTTAAAGCGTATTTAAAACCAGTATTACAATATTCTAAATGATTTTTAAAATATTCAGGATAACCTTTCTTTTCTTTTTCCAAATCTTCTTTTATTTGTTGATTATTATAATTTTGGAAAGTGCCTAGATAATGTTTTGTCTCAATTTGTTTATAATGGACAATCTGAGTTCTAGCGGTAATCAGCCTAGATAATGTTTTGTCTCAATTTGTTTATAATGGACAATCTGAGTTCTAGCGGTAATCAATGATTTAATTTTTTGTTCATATAAGTCATTTAGCTTTATGAAATATTCACTTGACCGATACTGATTTGGGAAATGGCTCATAACTGTTGCGAAATAAACTTTTCTCTCTTCGAGTCCAGTGTCAAAAAAGAAGTATAACAAATCTCCAATTCTATCCCAGAAATTGTAAACATTTTGATGCGCAAGACTTGCGAGTGGTAAATATCTAGCATCATATCTATTCTGGAAATATGTTCCTCCCTCCTCAGATGGAATGTTTATAAATGGACGAAGAAGAAATAAGAGACCCGTCAAGAATTTAATGTCTTGGCTAATAAATTGAATGTCAAATATCATGTCGACACTGTTGAAACTATTTATTCTAATCTTTTTATCTATAATCCTGTGATAAAAGGAAAATGCCAGTGTATCATCTATCTTATAATCATCAAGACACATTAATTCACGATCTTCATACTCTGCGCATAAATGTCTGTCTAACTGAATAAAAATATTTTGTTGAGATAATATCATTTTTTTAGATAGCTAACGGCGTTGCAACTAAAGCGCCGCCCATAACTACAATGACGCTCTTGGCAACTACGTTTTATAAATCAACCTTTAACAACAAACCTACTCTGAAAAACTAAACCCAATAACCACATCAAATGACTGCGTCGAAGACGCAGTCGCTTTGAGTTGCGTGTTAGGCAAATTATTTATTTATATCTTTTTCTAATTTCAATGAATCAGGTTTTGTAACAATTTTAACAGCAATAGTATCTTTGAATGCCTCTTTGTTTGTTATTTTAACATTTCTGTCAGTTGAGTAGGTTAAATAATTGAAAATAGCAGTAAGAATTGAAACCACAATTGTTATCGAAATTGAGATATACGCAATCTTTCTTGTTAATTTTTGTGATTCTTTTCTATCAAGTCTTTCTTGATTTTGCTCATATTCCATATTTGTCAAATAATTTCGTTCGTAAAATTTATTAAGTGCTGGCGTATAGACAATTTCTGTTGTAAAATAATCTTTTGATATAGATGATAGTTCGCTGAAAGGACTATTGTTTTTCTTAAATATTGGTGTATTGTATTTTTTATTTGGACTTTTTATTGAGAAAATTAAGTCAACTCTTTCTAACGCAATCCAGAGAGTAATAAATTCTTTTGTCTTTAGTAAAGCAGAATCTTCATCTTTGGCGATATAGATTTTAGAATTGTTTTGAACAGTCCCAAAGTCAGACATATGTATCGCACCTTGATTTCTTGACTCAGTCAGTTCACAAAAGTTGTGGAAAAATGATTCAATGTCATTAATTTTTTTATCAATAATCGCCTTAACTAATTCTTTTTGAAATTCAGTCAAATACATATATCACCTCAAATATTTGCCTAACTATTACTTATGCTGAATGGGTTATTTATTTACAGAACATAGATATGCGCACAATTACATTTCTATGTTCTTTTTTAAATATATTCTAATATTTATATACTGAAGCCGTTAACCGCAGTGTGTTTGATCAGAAAAAGAAATCTATAAGAGTTAATTCTTTTCAATTTTATCCCCGCCGCTGGGAAGTGTTTTTCTATAAGCCTTTGAAATCCGGAAACAATTTAATTTTAACTTGTGAGGGAATCAAGCGGAAAGAATGGGGACGTGAAATGAAAAACGAGAAACGGAAGACGGTAAACGTTTGACAAATAAGCATAGGAGTCGAGAAACGAAAACTTCCGTTTCACTTTTCACGCTTCACGTTAGTATTAGAAGAGATTTTCTTTCGCTCGTAAACTCGCACATAATGACAGCGGAGTGGATTCAGCTATCAGCTTTCAGCATTTAGCATTCAGCCGTCAGCAGACAGAGATGGGCTCAATACAAACTTCCAGCAACAAGAATCCAGTATCAAGTATCTAGTTTCTAGCTGCAAGCTTCTCGCCTCCCGCCTCAAACCCGTATCGTATTGCCGATTCAAGTATTTTAATGTTTATCTCTTTTAGAGTCTTGAACTTAATGCAGTAACCGGTCACGCGCGCCTTGCCTATTTTTTTTCCATACGTTTTGGCTAAGTATTTCTTATCAGTGATACCCAGGATATAGACAGAGATTCCGGTTTTGTTTGCACTGATACCAATTTGATAAAACTCCCTTGTTTTTCCATCGGCATATTTTATGGTTTGAAGTCCATATCCTATATTAGGATTAGAAACAGTTTTATTTTCGCTGTCTTTACCATCAAGGAACCATAATTTAGATGCCGGTTTTAATTCCAGGATGATGCGGTGCAACTCTTGCATGTCGCTCCGTTTTGGTTCGGGTTGACTTGCAATATATTCTTTTATTTGTCCTTTTACGTTCATTCTTATTCCATTTCTTTGAAGTAAAACCTGCCTGCGGCTGGCAGGCAGGTTTGTTACTATTTTATTATCCAATTATTTTTTGGATAAAGCCGCCAACAGATTTTCAAGGTTGGTCATGCTCATAGTGAATCCTTCTTTAAAGCCCATTTCAATCATCTTCTCCATACGGGCAAGAGATTCATTATAAATAGTAATACGCACTGTTGTCCTTCCGTTCTGTTCGCTAAAAGTGTAATCCCAATCAGAACTCGTTAATTCGGGATTTTCATCTTTGTCCGCAAAAGTATTATACATTTTGAAATTGGTTTTTGGACTAATTGAAGTGTATTTCTGAATCGCCCAGCGCTCATTTCCTTCCGGACTTACCATAGCATAAAATCTTCGTCCGCCCACTTTGAAGTCCATATATTTTGTCTTCGACGTCCACGGTTTAGGTGCAACCCACTGGTCGAGAATTTCCGGTTTTGTAAAAGCATCCCATACCAGAGAAAGACCGGCGTCAAATTCTCTTGTTATTAATACCGTTTTTGCTCCCTTGTCAACGGTAAAATCAAATTGCAATTTATTTTCCCCCGCCTTGTTGGATTTATCTTCGTTCAACATTTTTTCCCTTTCTTTAGTTTTAATAATACTTTATCAAGTTGAGTGAACTGGGTTTCAAAAATCTTTTTTAATTTCTCAACCCATTCATCAATCTCGTTTATCTTATTTACATTAATGCGATAGTATATTTCTCTTCCTTTTTGTTCCTGCTTTACCAATTCACATTCTGTAAGAATTTGAATATGTTTTGAAACCGCTTGTCTGCTTGTGTGAAATTCTTCTGCAATTGCATTCGGTGTCATTGTCCGTGCGGCAATCAATAACAAAATTGTCCTTCGCGTAGGGTCGGCTATTGCCTGAAATGCATCTCGTCTTGTTTTCATATTATTTTGATTCTGCAATTATCTGGTTGCAAATATAAGTGCAACTATTTGATTGCGCAAGTTTATTTTTAATTATTTTTTGGAATTAGCATTCAGCTATCAGCTATCAGCGGTCAGCTATCAGTTGTTGGCAGTCAGTTATTGGTTATCTGTGGATAGTTTTGGGTTGTCAGTTACTAGTGGTCAGTTTTCTGGTTGCGGTAGTATTCGGTTTTTACTTCAATTTCTCAGCTTTCAGCGGTCACCGGACAGCGCGATCAGTTCAATACAAACTACCAGCGTCAAGTATCAGATTCTCGCTTCTTGAACCTAACCTCTTGCACCTCTCTTCCCTTCATTTCGGCAATTTTGTCAGAAGCAGGGGTGTTTTTTAATCAACATTCTCCATTTTTTAAAGTTCAACGGGCATTTTTTAAACTCATTTTGATTTTGATCACTTTGCAACCGGTATTTTTTAAATTGCAGTCGTCATTTTTTAAAACTCAACCGGCATTTGGCAAACTCATTTTGATTTTCGTCACACCGCAGCGGGCATTTTTTAAACTGATACTCTCATTTTTTAAACTTCGACGGGCATTTTTTAAAATATTTTTGACATTTTGTCAGTCGCAACCGGCATTTTTTAAAATGAAACTCTCATTTTTAAAAGACTGGGGAGCAATACTTAATCACTGACGGGCATTTTTAATAGTAAGACGGGCTTCGTTTGACTATAAATTGTCATTTTCCGTTTTTGATCTTTCGTTTCCCGTTTCATTTTTCTCGTTTTTCGTCTTTCGTTTCACGACATATAATAAATTCATCGTATAAAACATTTAACTTATCAGATATTTCCGGTGTGTTCACAATTTCAAAATTTACTAAGTTTGATTCAACTTCTGGAGTGCTGTTTGTGATGCCATTTGCTCTGCGGTTTTTTTATTTTTGCCTAAAC
The nucleotide sequence above comes from Ignavibacteriales bacterium. Encoded proteins:
- a CDS encoding NAD(P)-dependent alcohol dehydrogenase codes for the protein MKAVICTKYGPPEVLQFIEIEKPFLKKNEVLIKVNATTVHIGDTKVRRLEPGLGPIRDFFFKLLMRFMIGFNGPRKKILGMELAGEIEAVGKDVTLFKIGDPVFASTEFEFGTYVQYRCMPENGILAIKPTNMTYEEAAPLSNGGLTALINLRKGNIQKGQKVLIYGASGSVGTYAIQLAKHFGAEVTGVCSTANLEMVKSLGADKLIDYTKEDFTQSNNTFDVIFDAVGKIASSKRKKSLTKSGIYISALALSGNIKLKVEDLIFLKELCEAGKLRSVIDKCYPMEQIVEAHRYVDKGHKKGNVVITISHNDKT
- a CDS encoding Cthe_2314 family HEPN domain-containing protein; this translates as MILSQQNIFIQLDRHLCAEYEDRELMCLDDYKIDDTLAFSFYHRIIDKKIRINSFNSVDMIFDIQFISQDIKFLTGLLFLLRPFINIPSEEGGTYFQNRYDARYLPLASLAHQNVYNFWDRIGDLLYFFFDTGLEERKVYFATVMSHFPNQYRSSEYFIKLNDLYEQKIKSLITARTQIVHYKQIETKHYLG
- a CDS encoding DinB family protein, producing the protein MELPNDQDKILELFKQGPDILENALAGLSDKALDYVPSKGGWSIRQIVHHIVDGDDLWKICIKIALGNEEAEFTLNWYIAFPQIEWAKQWSYEKRSIDVSLALFRAIRDHILQLLEYAPDGWTKSVQFRNPNGEIEVVPVGVVIKMQADHVVHHVKRISAIRQEISNT
- a CDS encoding SRPBCC domain-containing protein, translated to MLNEDKSNKAGENKLQFDFTVDKGAKTVLITREFDAGLSLVWDAFTKPEILDQWVAPKPWTSKTKYMDFKVGGRRFYAMVSPEGNERWAIQKYTSISPKTNFKMYNTFADKDENPELTSSDWDYTFSEQNGRTTVRITIYNESLARMEKMIEMGFKEGFTMSMTNLENLLAALSKK
- a CDS encoding metalloregulator ArsR/SmtB family transcription factor produces the protein MKTRRDAFQAIADPTRRTILLLIAARTMTPNAIAEEFHTSRQAVSKHIQILTECELVKQEQKGREIYYRINVNKINEIDEWVEKLKKIFETQFTQLDKVLLKLKKGKKC